The DNA region TACCAAAATAATAATCTATTTAAATTTTATTATTTTTTCTTTTTCTTATCTTTTCCATGTCCATAATATGTTCTAGTTGGTGCAAACTCACCTAATTTATGTCCAACCATTTCCTCAGTAACATAAACTGGGATATGTTTTTTTCCATTATATACCGCAAATGTCATTCCTATAAATTCAGGGAATATAGTTGATCTTCTTGACCATGTTTTGATAACAGTTTTTATATCTCCACTTTCTACAGCTTTTAATACTTTAGCCTTTAAATGATGGTCAATAAAAGGTCCTTTTTTTAATGAACGAGCCATTAATTCAGCCTCCTCTCAAATTTTATTACTATTTTTTTCTTCTTCTTACAATAAATTTGTCTGATTGTTTTTTACCTCTAGTTTTATATCCTAAAGTAGGTTTACCCCAAGGTGTAACAGGTGATTTTCTTCCTATTGGAGCTCTTCCTTCTCCTCCACCATGTGGATGATCAACAGGATTCATTACAGATCCTCTTACATGTGGTCTTCTTCCCATATGTCTAGCTCTTCCAGCTTTACCTATGCTTACAAGTGCATGTTCAGAATTTCCAACTTCTCCAATTGTAGCCATACATTCTCTATGTACTAATCTTAATTCTCCAGAAGGCATTTCCACGTGACAGTAAGTTCCTTCTTTAGCAACTAATCTAGCAGCTACTCCTGCAGATCTAGCTATTTGTCCACCTCTACCA from Hypnocyclicus thermotrophus includes:
- the rpsS gene encoding 30S ribosomal protein S19 translates to MARSLKKGPFIDHHLKAKVLKAVESGDIKTVIKTWSRRSTIFPEFIGMTFAVYNGKKHIPVYVTEEMVGHKLGEFAPTRTYYGHGKDKKKKK